The DNA region ATGGGCGCCTATTATATAGAAATTTCAAAGACGAAAATGAATCTCGCTTTTGGTTTTATCCCAATATATATCCCATCACCACTGGGATTCACGTACCTGGCGTCCAGCCAGTTGCATCATCCAACCGGCGCCCTTGATGGCTGGATGACTGGGGCCCCGTTTAGATTGCAAGTTTTTATAACTTTTGGAACTTTTTGATACTGTagcactttcgtttgtatttgataaattttatctaattatggattaactaggcttaaaagattcgtctcgtgatgtacaattaaactgtgcaattagttatttttttatatacatttactgctccatgcatgtgttccaaaattgatgtgatggagagagagtgtaaaaatttggaattTGGAAGCCATCTAAACAAGGCCTGGATCGCATTGCCTGCCTCTGCCGCAGTGCCTCCTCTCCTAGGCTGACCCGGTGTCGCTGCGTCCCTGTCCTGCAGCCAATTGATGCGCACGCAGTGACGCCGGCCGGCCCGTTCCGCCGGTGGCAGCGGCGCTGCGCTGCGCCTGCGTTGCATGCAGTGGGGCGGTGGCCCTGTTCCCGCTCCGGCCTCCGGGCTATCCATGATTCGTGTCGATCGATGCCGCTGTCGGCTGTACGCTCCTGAAGCCGGAGGATGCACGGCCAGGGCATTCAACGCGGGCCCGGCGCAGGCTCTACAGTTCTTCCCGGATGGTCCTGAGCAGGTGGCTCGTCGATCTGGACCAACAGATTTTATTATAGTGCTAGTAAAGACGCGTAGTGCTGATGTTCCCCACTGAAACACAGGTTTTATTATAGGTTTCAAGGAGTGCAGTTGTCCACAGCAACTGTTGATCCATGACTTCACCTGATTGCTGATCAAAGTAATGCGCCAAGCATTACAATTGATCCTTTGCTTGCTCAGAAATTATAACGCCATATCCTTTCTAGAGGTATGAACTTCAGAAGAACACGCTAGCTGTAAATTTCTCAGTCATTTTCCAAGCTTTTAAAAAATTTCCAGTCAGGTTGCAGGACGAACGAGACAAGTTCTTTCCAGCGGTGACCCTGTCAAGGAGCTACTGATAGCTGATGAAGTGTTGGTTCAGAAAAGAATTCTCCACGCACTCGGTTTCGCAGCTCAGAACGGTACAGCGGCTGGATGGGCTCGTGGAGACACACGGGGCACCCACCTGAGGACATTACCACAAGTCCACAACTGTGCAGCGAGCGCGTCCTGACGACCACGCTGCAGCGGACAGAGACAGGAGGCGGAATCTTCAACGGCATGCCAACGAAGAACGAGCCGTTGTAATCAGAAGAGGCAAGAGCAGCCCCAGACGGAACATGGAAGAGGAAGACGACGATGTCTTTTTTTTTCGTTTTATCGAACGATAAGTCCCGTCCAGCGTCCAGGTCACTGTCCCCGGGGGAAAGAGAGCATTGATGCTTCATTTCTGGGTAAGATGTACAGTGGCAGCACCGCAACAGCAAGGGTGTGGAATCTTCATATCGACAGACAGGGtgtggaatcttcaacggcatGCCAACCAAGGAATAGGATGAGACAAAGCGGAATGAGCCGTTTAATCAGAGCAGTAGTCCCAGAGAGGGACCTGGAAGGAAGACGACGATGTTTATCATCGAAAGATACAGTTCAGCAGGTCCCTCTGATTCCTCTTTTTCTGGCAGCAGCAAAAGCGAAACACAAGTCAAGGTTAACTCACAGGCATAAAGCCAGCCATTGGTAACTGCATGTTCTTGCTTCAGATAAAAACCTCGAAATGTTCTCACGCCTAGATCGACATCAACTGAGACCAAGGTTAACGAGCCGGTAATTCGTTTGGAGTAACGCGGTAAGAAATACAAAGCAAAGCACCTGCAGTTGGTGTCATTTTCCTTTGCTGGATGCTTCCACGAAACATGCATTAAGCGGTTCATAAATTGCTTCACGCGAGTGGCATGGGTCGAACGGAACCACAGCCCACTATCCACAGTTCTGCACTTGCAGCCACATCAAACTTCTGAACAGAACACAGTAGCTCATTATTTGCTACTCAATAGTCATATAGGTAGTGAAAGAGCGAGAACGTATCCTGTGCTCCCATACCATTAGGTGCTCCTGTACTCCAATACATCAAAATGTGCACAAAAAATCAAACAAAAATATGTATGGCTAGATGACGCAATGTTACATGTTCATACGAATTTTGAGTTAAAACAAAATCTTGTGCAATTAGAAACAAAAAGGACAAAATCACAATACAATAGATGCGGGTTGCGGATCCCATATGAATAGTACACCCGACCCAATTGCATGCTGATTTTGTCTTTTTTTGTTTATGCTTGCACAAAGTTTTGTTCAAGCTCAAGTTTTGTATGAACATGTAACAATGCATCATCTACTCATAAATGTTTTTGGTTAACTTTTTGTTCACATTTTGATGCATTTTTTTTAAATGGGAGCATGGGAGCATGTGATGGTATGGGAGCACTGGATATGTTCTCGTGAAAGAGCCCATAACCTGAGGGGTTATATAGACTTATAGCCAATCCAGTTACAGCTGGAGAGTAAAAATATGAACAGGGTCCCTAGTAGTTTAATCACCAAGAACCAAAAAAAAATGTCTGGACAGACAAAAGGAACGTTGCTTTTGTCTTATCGAAAACAACATTCAGGTAAGCCTCCAAATGATCAggtgaaagtcgaagcaaaccGTGAGCCAGTAAACCACCGTCATCAAGTGAGCAAGCCACCACGCAAGGTAACCACCATCGTCTCTACAATTATTCTGCCTGGAAGGTACTGAGAACTTATCCAGCATATAGATGATTAATTGTTATAGCACGGCATGGTTAGTTGCAGCAACTAAAAAGATTCAGAAAGTTGACCAACAACACATGTACAACAGAGAACTGGGTGAAGTTCTGCATCTTTCATGGACCGCGAGGCCCAGCGACCAGCGCCTGACAGATGACAACACTTGCGCATCGCCGGACCACACCACGACAAGCAATGGCGCCGAGCTGGCACGCAAGTAACAGCACTTAGAAGAAGGCAAACAAAGCACCCACTAACCTAAAAGATGCTACTACTTGATCAAGGCAAAAAAGTAACTGAAAAACACATCTGGGAGGGTAGCCATTGGATCCACAAAACAATGCGATAATTCCCCTCTCACCAGCAAAAAGGCTGTTATTCCCCAGAATGTCAATGGATATTGCTGCCAGCATGCCCTTTTTAATTCTCCTCCTCAAGAACCTGCAGCTTGTAACCTTGCTGCAAGTTGGATTAACAAAGTGATCAAAGGCAGAAGAGGACAGGAGGGTCAGTAAAGAAATGCACTGAAAGGTAGTGCATTGGTTGGACTGCTGTAGGCTTTCAAAGGAGGCACATGGCCTCTAATCATACTCGCTTGGAAGTGATAGACTCAAGTAATTATCGCCTATGAGCCTGCAATTAGCACTAAGGCTGCACAGCACAACACTTGAGGCCTCCAGCTTTACAGACATCTATCTTTTGTCACCTAGCAGAGAACATAACATGTCGCCAAAAATAATTTTAAATGCAGCAGTTGTATTCATAAAAGTTATTACTGTGAACGTATCAGTGGTGGTGAGGAATATTTGAGCACCATACATAACCGTTATGAGGGCAATATACACACGAGAACAGCTCTGGGTAGTGCAGATCAGCCTCAGGGGACGGTCTCCACCATATTGGAAATAAAAGCAACAGGTGGACGCCACAAGCAGGGAAAATAAAGCAGCTTCAATGGCACCCAGCATCAGCAAGCTCTGAAAATGCCTCCTCAACCAACTTGCTCAGGACATCCCCGCATATCTCCTTGCTGATTTCATCCACCTCTAACCTCAGCATTTCGGACCATCCTTTGCCATGAATCTCCTTGCCGACAACCCAATCTGCTGCAAGGCCTGCATGGTCTCCCAAACCGGCAATATCGTTCTCATCATCGAGGAGCCAACTTTTTATTAACCTCCATGCTTCATCGGTTACAAGCGCATCACATGTAGCAACTCCCAGTGCATTGGAATACCGTGCAGTGCAAGGGTATGCAACCCAAAGTTTACTTTGACCAATGTCTAGTAGGGCAGCATTGACAGAATCAATGAGGAGCCTCTGGTTTGACCGTCTCTCTCTGCACTTGGCATCTTCCACTTTGCGTTCCAACAGTTGGTCAAACACAACTGGGTCCAAAGGGCAGTCAAGTGAATGCCACCGAACAAAGATGTCTTTGGCCTTCTCATTACAGAAGCCAGCAGACGTTAGAATCTTCTCAACAAACTCATATTGTTCTTGCTCATGGCTATCATCTTGGGCACAGCACAATGGAGCCTCTTGAGAAGCATCATCCCATGATAAGGTCCTTGCAATCGATCCGATTGGAAGCGACCTGGATAGAGGTTCTGCAAGCAAGATAATTGCACTTATTGACCTAGCCAACAATAATTATTGGTACTACAGCCCTAACTTCATGCCCAAAATAAAACAACTCATGGTCACACCAATAGAGTTAATCATCGCGTTCGACAGTTAGTATGCTAGAAGAGCTGACATGATTCTTTACCTTGTTTAACAGTAATTGCGCTCTTTGATGAAATGGGGGATTTCTCACTGACATCCTCAAATTGTGCATCAAGAACTGATGTAGGGCTAGGCTGATCGAAGTGAGAATTGTGAATCTCAAATGACAATGCCTTTTCAAGGGAAACTGGAGACTGCAAAGGCAAACACAAGCATCCAAGTTAACAAATATTAATCACATTCCAGACCGAAGAAAGCTAAACTTAAAATGGGTAAGTAAATGTACCTTAGAAGTAGAGGGTGCTTCGAGTTCATGAACCGGAACTACAGTTAGTCCATTCTCGAACCGCTCTTCCAAATAGCCCAAAGCAACCTCATCTTGTAAGCTAGTACAAACATGTTCTGGAACATCTGATTTACCAATTTCCGCAGTACTGGCTGACAAAATTTGATTATTCGGGGTTCCCACGGGAGACAGGCTAACCTTCTCTTTTTCTGATTTCTTACGTTTTGAGAAGAAACTCGAGATCTTTCCCTTCAGAGATGACTTCCCATTCTTAGGTTTGACCTCCTTCGTCACTGTAGATTCTTTATGTTGAGAATCTGAACATCCACCATCTAACCTTAGGCTGTCAAAAGCTAATGAAGAGACTGGAAGAGATCTTGACCTTGAGATCTTCCTTAGGGAGCTTCCTCCCTCACCATCATCAACAACACAATTAGATGATACACCAACTGTTGGCTCATTGCTGCACAACTGTTTGATAGCATCCGGAGATGCTTGATCAGCAACCTCTTCTTTCTTCATATCAGCAAGCATTTCACCAAGTGTGCTCAAACTTCTACGCACTGGCACCTTTTCCTGGGTTATCTCCCTGGATGGAACAATTGCCCATCTGTCAGAAGTATATTTCTTAGCCTCCCTGGTCACATGTGACTCGGGAGAACAAGAAGCATGGCTCAAAGATGAGCCAAAGTAAGGATTGCTAAACCGGTAGATGTAATCCCAAGAATGACGCGATGTTGGAGTTCCGATATTTGAGTCACATAAGCTAGTGCCCTCTTCTTCAGCATATTGATCATATGGTCTACCTGCACTAATAGTATTTGCCTGTATGCAACCCTGCAAAGATTCATAGTGGTGTCGACGCATTTCATGCATTGACCAATCTATCTCATCACTCAAACGCCTTGATACAGCAGGTGCTTCAGAATCATCCAGATCTGCATGATAATGTTGCTCAGATTGCTCCATAGAAGCAATTGTTGAGGTAGGTTTCAAGACCACTATCCGGGTGTGTTTCGGAGGCCTTTCAACTTTCAAATGAGCAGCATCAGACTTGTGATTATTGCTCCTTTCTGCTCTGTTCCCGTCAACTGCATGGTTTTTATGCCTTTTAATTGCTTTGTCACCCTTTGTGTCCACTGATTTCGAGGGCTTCAACACAGTAATGCGTTTTCTCTGAGGTGATGTTGGTGCAGAATGAAGTTCTCCAGATTGCTTTGCAAAGAGCGAGTTGGGTTCTTCAAGAAATTTGAGAAACAAATCTTTGTTTGAATTCAGGACTTCAAGAGCATCATGAAATTCCTTTGACTGGAGGATATTATCATGTGATGCTAGCCGCTTTGCTTCAACAAATTTCTGCCGGACAAGATCCATCCTTCGCTTGTCATGATCTTCATGCGGCCTCCTTCTTGGAGATTCACTGCTCAGACATTCAACTCTTGGTGGCTGGTATCCAACTTCATAGACATCCTTGTACTCCACATCTTCAATTGAACTTGCACGCTTCTCAAATGACATTTGGTTGTTAACTCTTGCCAATGTAGCAGATAAATGGTCATCTGGAAAACTCCTCCTGTTAGAAGGTGGATGCTTAGGAAGATCCACATTATCATCAAGCCCCATCAGCCTCGCCACCACATTAGCTGTCTTCTGACTTGTGTCACCCTCCTTAGCCATTTCCTGAGCTATCAGCATTTTCATTGGCGTACCACCTGATCTATCCGACGAGCTTCTCCTTGTGTAGCCAGTCACCTGCCGACATGGATCATGTTGTGATCAGCAGGTGGACAACATTTGACAGACAGCGTTAACAGGCGCATGGTCGATAAAAACCAGCAACAGTAAAAAAAATTGCACTTACTGTCTTTGATCCAGCGTACTCCTTCCGTTCTGATTGAGTTCCTCTCACCGGAGAGCCTGTCAGGAGAAGATAAGATCCATAATTAGGACGTTCATATCTTCCTAACTGAAGAATTATCACGGGGCTAATCATATGGGCAACTGCTGGAAGCAATATCATTGTGGCTCAGTTCGGCAGTTGCATAATAATACCATCTCCTGAGGCGACCTTGGCGCTGGCTCCAACGCTCAAATCAAAGAGGTTGATCATTCTTTATTCCCTCAATCCACCACCCCGGAAACAGCTGCAACGAAAATTGCCTCCACTAAATCGTGGCAAATGCCTGAGGAAAAAACATGTAAACAAGTTAACACTCAAACCAAAGAACAGAGTGGCCTGAAAACGGAAGGGGGAATTGAAATGGCCATCAACAGTCAAAACAGAGAGGGTGGGACTGAACACGAATGAGCTGAGCAGAGTGGATGCAGAAGAGAATTTGAAAGGCATCAACGCCCGTGAAGCGGTCCAAgcaaaaagcaaaaaaaaaaagcagcAATTTTACCGCAAAAAGTGTCCAAACGGGTGTCAGAATGGCAAGATCCCATCCCCTCTCGCGCCAATTCGCCCCAATTCCGCACGGAGAAGCCCCGAACCACAATCCCATGCGGAAGCAACACAACTCAGCGAACAACGCGCAGCCAAATCGGATCAGCGTCCGTAGGAAGGGCAAATGGAAAGAGGCcgagaaaaaggaaaaaccAAAAAGGCTAAGAGGCACGGCACGCACCAGTCCGAGAATGCGGGGCGGCAAGGATGACaaaggcggtggcggcggcggcggcggcgcccggtcGCCGGCAGCCGCAGGCCCCCCCACCGGCGCTGTAGCGGGAGGTGGGGTGGGGAGAGCGAGACGTGGGGTGGGTGGGGTGCGCGCGGTGTGTGGTTACTTAAGGCGACAAATTTTGTTATTAAAACCAGTACCGCATACATGCAATACACGTAAAAAAAGTCTGTCCACCCTACTGTAAATGATCAGCGCATGCGCAGTATAATGAGAGCGATATATTATCAAAacataaaaaataaaatcaGTTGATGATGTCAACTCAAGAGAGGTTGAAAACTAAAATAATTATAAATCTTAAATCAATTATATAAACTAAATTTTAATTTTACCATAATATTTCTTGCGTAGGATCTTCAAATTAAGATCACACTTAATTAtatttaaaatatatttttttaaaacatTTTTTAATATAGGATAATCACCATTCCTTAGGGGCAACGT from Panicum hallii strain FIL2 chromosome 9, PHallii_v3.1, whole genome shotgun sequence includes:
- the LOC112874957 gene encoding uncharacterized protein LOC112874957, with the protein product MINLFDLSVGASAKVASGDGSPVRGTQSERKEYAGSKTVTGYTRRSSSDRSGGTPMKMLIAQEMAKEGDTSQKTANVVARLMGLDDNVDLPKHPPSNRRSFPDDHLSATLARVNNQMSFEKRASSIEDVEYKDVYEVGYQPPRVECLSSESPRRRPHEDHDKRRMDLVRQKFVEAKRLASHDNILQSKEFHDALEVLNSNKDLFLKFLEEPNSLFAKQSGELHSAPTSPQRKRITVLKPSKSVDTKGDKAIKRHKNHAVDGNRAERSNNHKSDAAHLKVERPPKHTRIVVLKPTSTIASMEQSEQHYHADLDDSEAPAVSRRLSDEIDWSMHEMRRHHYESLQGCIQANTISAGRPYDQYAEEEGTSLCDSNIGTPTSRHSWDYIYRFSNPYFGSSLSHASCSPESHVTREAKKYTSDRWAIVPSREITQEKVPVRRSLSTLGEMLADMKKEEVADQASPDAIKQLCSNEPTVGVSSNCVVDDGEGGSSLRKISRSRSLPVSSLAFDSLRLDGGCSDSQHKESTVTKEVKPKNGKSSLKGKISSFFSKRKKSEKEKVSLSPVGTPNNQILSASTAEIGKSDVPEHVCTSLQDEVALGYLEERFENGLTVVPVHELEAPSTSKSPVSLEKALSFEIHNSHFDQPSPTSVLDAQFEDVSEKSPISSKSAITVKQEPLSRSLPIGSIARTLSWDDASQEAPLCCAQDDSHEQEQYEFVEKILTSAGFCNEKAKDIFVRWHSLDCPLDPVVFDQLLERKVEDAKCRERRSNQRLLIDSVNAALLDIGQSKLWVAYPCTARYSNALGVATCDALVTDEAWRLIKSWLLDDENDIAGLGDHAGLAADWVVGKEIHGKGWSEMLRLEVDEISKEICGDVLSKLVEEAFSELADAGCH